The following coding sequences lie in one Musa acuminata AAA Group cultivar baxijiao chromosome BXJ1-8, Cavendish_Baxijiao_AAA, whole genome shotgun sequence genomic window:
- the LOC135581987 gene encoding U-box domain-containing protein 35-like isoform X1, whose protein sequence is MPIGAADDGGRPPASTAVAIDKDKNSQQAVKWAIDHLLLGSYAVILIHVKTKPPLNHETTSDAIREQAENEMSQLFLPFRGFCARKGVHMTEVVLEDNDVSKAIIDYINANYIQNIVVGASSRNALTKKFRNPDVPTNIGKLAPEFCAVYVISKGKPVTVRTAKSPPPLAGVLPPQPSVLASPQMADPDDSIKTPFTRAGYRGTMAPGTPDRRSFERNMEHIRTPSRERPLLGGRTPPGNVLLDGIDSSHRPPRPSASRDMIFDDLDFQGGTGFQSMDFGSMEISSTSSDSPKGSLSPTSGAQRDLEAEMRRLKLELKQTMEMYSTACKEAISAKQKAKELHQWKLEEARRVEEAKHAEEMALALAEMEKAKCKAAVEMAEAAQRIAEQEARKRMNAEMKAKREAEEKVKALDALAMTDLRYRKYSIEEIEIATDQFSANLKIGEGGYGPVYRACLDHTPVAIKVLRPDAAQGRKQFQQEVEVLSSIRHPNMVLLLGACPEYGCLVYEYMDNGSLEDRLFRRGNTPPIPWSVRFKIAAEIATGLLFLHQAKPEPLVHRDLKPGNILLDRNYVSKISDVGLARLVPPSVANQVTQYRMTSTAGTFCYIDPEYQQTGMLGTKSDIYSFGIMLLQIITAKPPMGLTHHVERAIERGSFTEMLDATVKDWPVEEALGFAELALKCAELRRKDRPDLGTVVLPELNRLRNLGHAYEDSFSGGGGSGIPSTASSNSSSSFGTGPPTLNGNLRATSLANQVLHSSPLRELSSDQILMAIALVLTRRRL, encoded by the exons ATGCCCATCGGAGCAGCGGACGATGGCGGCCGCCCGCCTGCGTCGACGGCGGTGGCCATCGACAAAGACAAGAACAGCCAGCAGGCGGTGAAATGGGCCATCGACCATCTTCTCCTCGGCAGCTACGCCGTCATCCTCATCCACGTCAAAACCAAGCCCCCACTCAACC ATGAAACCACCTCCGATGCGATCCGAGAACAAGCGGAGAACGAGATGTCACAGCTGTTTCTCCCCTTCAGGGGATTCTGCGCTCGAAAAGGG GTGCACATGACGGAGGTCGTACTGGAAGACAACGACGTGTCGAAGGCCATCATCGACTACATCAATGCAAACTACATCCAGAACATCGTTGTCGGTGCCTCCAGCAGAAATGCACTGACGAA GAAGTTCAGGAACCCTGATGTGCCCACAAACATTGGTAAGCTGGCGCCGGAGTTTTGTGCAGTCTACGTCATATCGAAGGGGAAGCCGGTGACGGTCAGGACGGCGAAAAGCCCACCTCCTCTTGCCGGTGTTCTTCCTCCACAACCGTCGGTTCTGGCTAGCCCTCAAATGGCAGACCCTGATGACTCGATCAA AACACCATTCACGAGGGCGGGCTATCGAGGGACAATGGCACCGGGAACACCAGATAGAAGGTCCTTCGAGAGGAACATGGAGCATATAAGGACACCGTCGCGGGAGCGCCCGCTGTTGGGAGGCAGAACACCACCCGGCAACGTGTTGCTCGACGGCATCGACTCTTCTCACCGCCCGCCGAGGCCATCCGCCTCGCGCGATATGATCTTCGACGACCTGGACTTCCAGGGGGGCACCGGGTTCCAGTCCATGGACTTCGGCTCGATGGAGATCTCATCTACCTCATCGGACAGCCCCAAGGGTTCCCTCTCCCCTACTTCAGGT GCACAGCGAGACTTGGAGGCCGAGATGAGGAGGCTGAAACTGGAGCTGAAGCAGACGATGGAGATGTACAGTACAGCCTGCAAGGAAGCCATCTCAGCCAAACAAAAG GCGAAAGAGCTTCACCAATGGAAGCTGGAAGAAGCCCGCAGGGTGGAGGAAGCAAAGCATGCCGAGGAGATGGCCCTTGCACTGGCAGAAATGGAGAAAGCCAAATGCAAAGCCGCGGTAGAGATGGCGGAAGCGGCGCAGCGGATTGCGGAGCAGGAGGCGAGAAAGAGGATGAACGCGGAGATGAAGGCCAAGCGCGAAGCAGAGGAGAAGGTCAAAGCGTTGGATGCCTTGGCCATGACCGACCTCCGGTACCGGAAGTACAGCATCGAAGAGATCGAGATCGCCACCGATCAGTTCTCCGCGAACCTCAAGATCGGTGAAGGCGGATACGGGCCAGTGTATAGAGCTTGTTTGGACCACACGCCCGTCGCCATCAAGGTCTTGAGGCCTGATGCTGCACAAGGAAGGAAGCAATTCCAGCAAGAG GTTGAGGTACTGAGCTCCATACGGCACCCCAACATGGTGCTGCTGCTGGGGGCCTGCCCCGAGTACGGATGcttggtgtacgagtacatggacAACGGGAGCCTGGAGGACCGCCTCTTCCGGCGAGGCAACACTCCGCCGATACCATGGAGCGTGCGGTTCAAGATCGCTGCAGAGATAGCCACCGGGCTGCTCTTCCTGCACCAGGCCAAGCCGGAGCCGCTGGTTCATCGGGACCTCAAGCCGGGCAACATCCTCCTCGACCGCAACTACGTGAGCAAGATCAGCGACGTGGGCCTGGCGCGGCTGGTGCCGCCGTCGGTGGCCAACCAGGTGACGCAGTACAGGATGACGTCCACCGCCGGGACCTTCTGCTACATCGACCCGGAGTACCAGCAGACGGGCATGCTCGGTACCAAATCCGACATATACTCCTTCGGCATAATGCTTCTGCAGATCATAACCGCCAAGCCTCCCATGGGGCTCACGCATCATGTGGAGAGAGCCATCGAGAGGGGATCCTTCACGGAGATGCTCGACGCCACCGTGAAGGACTGGCCGGTGGAGGAGGCGCTTGGGTTCGCCGAGCTGGCTTTGAAGTGCGCGGAGCTGAGGAGGAAGGACAGGCCAGATCTGGGGACGGTGGTGCTGCCGGAGCTGAACCGGCTGCGGAATCTTGGCCATGCTTATGAAGATAGTTTCAGCGGCGGAGGCGGGAGCGGCATTCCCTCCACcgccagcagcaacagcagcagcagcttcgGCACTGGGCCGCCAACTTTGAATGGAAACCTTCGAGCCACGTCTCTTGCCAATCAGGTGCTGCACTCATCACCATTACGAGAGCTAAGCTCAGATCAGATTCTAATGGCAATTGCACTTGTGTTGACCAGGAGAAGGCTTTGA
- the LOC135581987 gene encoding U-box domain-containing protein 35-like isoform X2 has product MPIGAADDGGRPPASTAVAIDKDKNSQQAVKWAIDHLLLGSYAVILIHVKTKPPLNHETTSDAIREQAENEMSQLFLPFRGFCARKGVHMTEVVLEDNDVSKAIIDYINANYIQNIVVGASSRNALTKKFRNPDVPTNIGKLAPEFCAVYVISKGKPVTVRTAKSPPPLAGVLPPQPSVLASPQMADPDDSIKTPFTRAGYRGTMAPGTPDRRSFERNMEHIRTPSRERPLLGGRTPPGNVLLDGIDSSHRPPRPSASRDMIFDDLDFQGGTGFQSMDFGSMEISSTSSDSPKGSLSPTSGAQRDLEAEMRRLKLELKQTMEMYSTACKEAISAKQKAKELHQWKLEEARRVEEAKHAEEMALALAEMEKAKCKAAVEMAEAAQRIAEQEARKRMNAEMKAKREAEEKVKALDALAMTDLRYRKYSIEEIEIATDQFSANLKIGEGGYGPVYRACLDHTPVAIKVLRPDAAQGRKQFQQEVEVLSSIRHPNMVLLLGACPEYGCLVYEYMDNGSLEDRLFRRGNTPPIPWSVRFKIAAEIATGLLFLHQAKPEPLVHRDLKPGNILLDRNYVSKISDVGLARLVPPSVANQVTQYRMTSTAGTFCYIDPEYQQTGMLGTKSDIYSFGIMLLQIITAKPPMGLTHHVERAIERGSFTEMLDATVKDWPVEEALGFAELALKCAELRRKDRPDLGTVVLPELNRLRNLGHAYEDSFSGGGGSGIPSTASSNSSSSFGTGPPTLNGNLRATSLANQEKALNTPNVGTQWKSTMDTMQQ; this is encoded by the exons ATGCCCATCGGAGCAGCGGACGATGGCGGCCGCCCGCCTGCGTCGACGGCGGTGGCCATCGACAAAGACAAGAACAGCCAGCAGGCGGTGAAATGGGCCATCGACCATCTTCTCCTCGGCAGCTACGCCGTCATCCTCATCCACGTCAAAACCAAGCCCCCACTCAACC ATGAAACCACCTCCGATGCGATCCGAGAACAAGCGGAGAACGAGATGTCACAGCTGTTTCTCCCCTTCAGGGGATTCTGCGCTCGAAAAGGG GTGCACATGACGGAGGTCGTACTGGAAGACAACGACGTGTCGAAGGCCATCATCGACTACATCAATGCAAACTACATCCAGAACATCGTTGTCGGTGCCTCCAGCAGAAATGCACTGACGAA GAAGTTCAGGAACCCTGATGTGCCCACAAACATTGGTAAGCTGGCGCCGGAGTTTTGTGCAGTCTACGTCATATCGAAGGGGAAGCCGGTGACGGTCAGGACGGCGAAAAGCCCACCTCCTCTTGCCGGTGTTCTTCCTCCACAACCGTCGGTTCTGGCTAGCCCTCAAATGGCAGACCCTGATGACTCGATCAA AACACCATTCACGAGGGCGGGCTATCGAGGGACAATGGCACCGGGAACACCAGATAGAAGGTCCTTCGAGAGGAACATGGAGCATATAAGGACACCGTCGCGGGAGCGCCCGCTGTTGGGAGGCAGAACACCACCCGGCAACGTGTTGCTCGACGGCATCGACTCTTCTCACCGCCCGCCGAGGCCATCCGCCTCGCGCGATATGATCTTCGACGACCTGGACTTCCAGGGGGGCACCGGGTTCCAGTCCATGGACTTCGGCTCGATGGAGATCTCATCTACCTCATCGGACAGCCCCAAGGGTTCCCTCTCCCCTACTTCAGGT GCACAGCGAGACTTGGAGGCCGAGATGAGGAGGCTGAAACTGGAGCTGAAGCAGACGATGGAGATGTACAGTACAGCCTGCAAGGAAGCCATCTCAGCCAAACAAAAG GCGAAAGAGCTTCACCAATGGAAGCTGGAAGAAGCCCGCAGGGTGGAGGAAGCAAAGCATGCCGAGGAGATGGCCCTTGCACTGGCAGAAATGGAGAAAGCCAAATGCAAAGCCGCGGTAGAGATGGCGGAAGCGGCGCAGCGGATTGCGGAGCAGGAGGCGAGAAAGAGGATGAACGCGGAGATGAAGGCCAAGCGCGAAGCAGAGGAGAAGGTCAAAGCGTTGGATGCCTTGGCCATGACCGACCTCCGGTACCGGAAGTACAGCATCGAAGAGATCGAGATCGCCACCGATCAGTTCTCCGCGAACCTCAAGATCGGTGAAGGCGGATACGGGCCAGTGTATAGAGCTTGTTTGGACCACACGCCCGTCGCCATCAAGGTCTTGAGGCCTGATGCTGCACAAGGAAGGAAGCAATTCCAGCAAGAG GTTGAGGTACTGAGCTCCATACGGCACCCCAACATGGTGCTGCTGCTGGGGGCCTGCCCCGAGTACGGATGcttggtgtacgagtacatggacAACGGGAGCCTGGAGGACCGCCTCTTCCGGCGAGGCAACACTCCGCCGATACCATGGAGCGTGCGGTTCAAGATCGCTGCAGAGATAGCCACCGGGCTGCTCTTCCTGCACCAGGCCAAGCCGGAGCCGCTGGTTCATCGGGACCTCAAGCCGGGCAACATCCTCCTCGACCGCAACTACGTGAGCAAGATCAGCGACGTGGGCCTGGCGCGGCTGGTGCCGCCGTCGGTGGCCAACCAGGTGACGCAGTACAGGATGACGTCCACCGCCGGGACCTTCTGCTACATCGACCCGGAGTACCAGCAGACGGGCATGCTCGGTACCAAATCCGACATATACTCCTTCGGCATAATGCTTCTGCAGATCATAACCGCCAAGCCTCCCATGGGGCTCACGCATCATGTGGAGAGAGCCATCGAGAGGGGATCCTTCACGGAGATGCTCGACGCCACCGTGAAGGACTGGCCGGTGGAGGAGGCGCTTGGGTTCGCCGAGCTGGCTTTGAAGTGCGCGGAGCTGAGGAGGAAGGACAGGCCAGATCTGGGGACGGTGGTGCTGCCGGAGCTGAACCGGCTGCGGAATCTTGGCCATGCTTATGAAGATAGTTTCAGCGGCGGAGGCGGGAGCGGCATTCCCTCCACcgccagcagcaacagcagcagcagcttcgGCACTGGGCCGCCAACTTTGAATGGAAACCTTCGAGCCACGTCTCTTGCCAATCAG GAGAAGGCTTTGAACACTCCAAACGTAGGGACGCAATGGAAATCTACGATGGACACAATGCAGCAGTGA
- the LOC103994322 gene encoding ABC transporter A family member 8-like — protein sequence MVSYGTASFLTQADALLRKNLIYQRRNIKQNIILTIYPVFLCLLIISIQSVVNNELDKPRYHCGCKCIDANGSGTCRNVCGVQFSTSIQAIACPVPRPQEWPALVQVPSAKYRAVRAASHNFRGLPDGSCFKDLSCAATSLFTGQNESIAKSLVKRILLNSIPENKEDISSFVSVAYLGTNSIPGPDNYVERGLLSQSPVHLILPLCSVKFNLTVPVTIGDVQNKKEVNCIKNLYLWRENSSIINEELFQGYRKGNPAHKISEYVGAYDFLNTSKINFNVNLWYNSTYSNRGKPRLLRVPRTLNMVSNAFLRQFKSSKSRILLSYVKEMPKAGTRIALDLSELLGPLLYSWVVQLLLPVFLISLVHDKQHMIRIMMKVHGLGDGPYWVITYCHFLSISFLYMLWLATFGSIIGLDIFRLNNYCIQFLFYGLYINLQIVLAFLAGIGFSDVHSAAVVGYIYVFGSGLLGSFLFQFYIEHLDFSRKTLFIMELIPGFSLYRGLYELSQFALGGHYQGTYGMQWKDLSEHDNGIKEVLVIMALEWLILLYVSYYLDQLALARNGGCRYSSIFTRNFKNRSIQPTVPIKIPSSTITVDQENSDIFEEVCKVENLLKKSTGGHPIILSNLEKVYTGKDGNPNKQAVHSLSLAVAKGECLGMLGPNGSGKTTVINMVTGLLLPTSGRVFLSNKDISSSMDNIHTKIGICPQKDLLWDSLSGREHLMFYGRLRNLKGLELQQAVDNILRSLDLYEGNVGDHLAGTYSGGMKRRLSVAISLIGDTQVVLLDEPTTGLDPDSRNYLWHAIKLAKRDRAIILTTHLMDEAEFLCDRLAIIVNGRLRCVGSSSELKTRYGGSYQLTISADPINKDIIEDMVTSLCSDAMKIYDVIGTQRFRLPKQVVRVQEIFKAIEVLKRQVAIHAFEVTGTSMEDVFSNVVNHALESEID from the exons ATGGTTTCCTACGGCACTGCATCTTTCCTTACACAAGCTGATGCGTTGTTGAGGAAGAACCTGATCTACCAG AGAAGAAACATCAAGCAGAACATCATTTTGACCATCTACCCGGTATTCCTCTGCTTGTTAATCATCTCCATCCAATCAGTTGTGAACAACGAACTGGACAAGCCCAGATACCATTGTGGCTGCAAATGTATCGATGCAAATGGATCGGGGACATGTCGCAATGTATGTGGAGTGCAGTTCTCAACTTCCATTCAGGCAATTGCTTGCCCAGTACCAAGACCCCAGGAGTGGCCTGCTCTAGTGCAGGTGCCCAGTGCTAAATATAGAGCAGTAAGGGCAGCCTCCCACAACTTTCGGGGCTTACCTGATGGCTCCTGCTTCAAGGATCTCTCTTGCGCAGCAACATCACTCTTCACTGGACAAAATGAATCCATTGCAAAAA GTCTAGTGAAGAGGATACTCTTAAATTCAATTCCAGAGAACAAGGAAGATATTTCAAGCTTTGTTTCTGTAGCTTATCTT GGAACAAACAGCATTCCTGGTCCAGACAACTATGTAGAGCGCGGTCTACTCTCTCAATCCCCTGTGCACCTTATTTTACCTCTCTGCTCAGTAAAGTTTAACCTAACAGTTCCAGTAACTAtaggtgatgttcaaaataaaaaag AGGTCAACTGCATAAAAAACCTATATCTTTGGCGTGAAAATTCATCCATCATCAACGAAGAATTATTTCAAGGTTATCGGAAAGGAAATCCTGCTCATAAGATCAGCGAATATGTTGGAG CTTATGATTTCCTGAATACAAGCAAAATTAATTTCAATGTAAATTTGTGGTACAACTCCACCTATAGCAATCGGGGCAAACCACGGCTATTGCGGGTACCAAGAACCTTGAATATG GTCTCAAATGCATTTCTTCGCCAATTTAAGTCTTCGAAGAGTAGAATCCTTCTTAGTTATGTCAAAGAAATGCCCAAGGCAGGGACAAGGATTGCTCTGGACTTGTCAGAATTACTTGGTCCACTTCTTTATTCATGGGTGGTCCAGTTGCTATTACCT GTCTTCTTGATTTCTCTAGTACATGACAAGCAGCACATGATACGAATTATGATGAAGGTACATGGGCTTGGAGATGGACCATATTGGGTGATCACTTACTGCCACTTTTTGTCCATATCATTTCTTTATATGCTGTGGTTGGCAACTTTTGGATCTATCATAG GCCTAGATATTTTCAGACTGAATAACTACTGTATCCAATTCTTATTCTATGGACTCTACATAAACCTACAGATTGTACTAGCCTTCTTGGCAGGGATTGGATTTTCTGATGTCCACAGTGCTGCAG TTGTAGGCTACATTTATGTGTTTGGTTCTGGACTTCTGGGTTCCTTCCTTTTCCAATTCTATATTGAGCATCTAGACTTCTCGA GAAAGACGCTATTCATCATGGAGCTAATTCCTGGTTTCTCATTGTACCGAGGACTATATGAGCTCTCACAATTTGCATTAGGAGGTCATTACCAAGGAACTTATGGTATGCAGTGGAAGGATTTGAGCGAACATGACAATGGCATAAAAGAAGTTTTAGTCATCATGGCATTAGAATGGCTGATTCTACTTTATGTATCATATTACCTTGATCAACTGGCACTTGCAAGGAATGGAGGATGCAGATATTCATCAATTTTCACAAGAAACTTCAAAAACAGGAGCATTCAACCCACAGTGCCAATCAAAATTCCCAGTTCAACTATAACTGTGGATCAAGAGAACTCTGATATTTTTGAAGAG GTCTGCAAAGTTGAGAATTTGTTGAAAAAATCTACCGGAGGTCATCCTATTATTTTAAGTAATTTGGAAAAGGTTTATACGGGAAAGGATGGAAACCCGAACAAGCAGGCAGTTCACAGCCTATCCCTAGCAGTTGCAAAAGGAGAATGCCTTGGCATGCTTGGTCCAAATGGATCAGGGAAGACCACCGTTATCAACATG GTGACTGGACTGCTTCTTCCGACATCAGGAAGAGTATTTCTTAGCAACAAAGACATAAGTTCAAGTATGGACAACATTCATACAAAGATCGGCATCTGCCCACAAAAGGA CTTGCTCTGGGATAGTTTGAGTGGGAGGGAACACTTGATGTTCTATGGCAGGTTAAGAAATCTAAAGGGTCTGGAACTACAACAA GCAGTTGATAATATACTCAGAAGCTTGGATCTTTATGAAGGCAATGTGGGTGATCACCTTGCAGGAACATATAGTGGGGGCATGAAACGGCGGCTCAGCGTAGCAATTTCCCTTATTGGAGATACACAG GTTGTGCTTTTGGATGAGCCAACCACAGGTCTGGACCCAGATTCAAGGAATTACTTGTGGCACGCAATTAAATTGGCAAAGAGAGATCGGGCTATTATTCTTACCA CACACTTAATGGATGAGGCAGAGTTTCTTTGCGACCGTCTAGCAATCATTGTGAATGGCAGATTGCGGTGTGTTGGAAGCTCAAGTGAG CTCAAAACAAGATATGGAGGATCGTATCAACTTACCATATCAGCAGATCCTATCAACAAGGACATTATTGAGGATATGGTGACTAGCCTCTGTTCAGACGCCATGAAGATTTATGATGTCATTGGGACCCAAAGATTTCGGCTGCCCAAGCAAGTGGTAAGAGTTCAAGAGATCTTTAAGGCCATAGAAGTTCTCAAGAGACAGGTAGCAATTCATGCTTTCGAGGTGACCGGTACCTCTATGGAGGATGTCTTCAGCAATGTAGTTAATCACGCACTGGAAAGCGAAATAGATTAG
- the LOC135581987 gene encoding U-box domain-containing protein 35-like isoform X3, translated as MSQLFLPFRGFCARKGVHMTEVVLEDNDVSKAIIDYINANYIQNIVVGASSRNALTKKFRNPDVPTNIGKLAPEFCAVYVISKGKPVTVRTAKSPPPLAGVLPPQPSVLASPQMADPDDSIKTPFTRAGYRGTMAPGTPDRRSFERNMEHIRTPSRERPLLGGRTPPGNVLLDGIDSSHRPPRPSASRDMIFDDLDFQGGTGFQSMDFGSMEISSTSSDSPKGSLSPTSGAQRDLEAEMRRLKLELKQTMEMYSTACKEAISAKQKAKELHQWKLEEARRVEEAKHAEEMALALAEMEKAKCKAAVEMAEAAQRIAEQEARKRMNAEMKAKREAEEKVKALDALAMTDLRYRKYSIEEIEIATDQFSANLKIGEGGYGPVYRACLDHTPVAIKVLRPDAAQGRKQFQQEVEVLSSIRHPNMVLLLGACPEYGCLVYEYMDNGSLEDRLFRRGNTPPIPWSVRFKIAAEIATGLLFLHQAKPEPLVHRDLKPGNILLDRNYVSKISDVGLARLVPPSVANQVTQYRMTSTAGTFCYIDPEYQQTGMLGTKSDIYSFGIMLLQIITAKPPMGLTHHVERAIERGSFTEMLDATVKDWPVEEALGFAELALKCAELRRKDRPDLGTVVLPELNRLRNLGHAYEDSFSGGGGSGIPSTASSNSSSSFGTGPPTLNGNLRATSLANQVLHSSPLRELSSDQILMAIALVLTRRRL; from the exons ATGTCACAGCTGTTTCTCCCCTTCAGGGGATTCTGCGCTCGAAAAGGG GTGCACATGACGGAGGTCGTACTGGAAGACAACGACGTGTCGAAGGCCATCATCGACTACATCAATGCAAACTACATCCAGAACATCGTTGTCGGTGCCTCCAGCAGAAATGCACTGACGAA GAAGTTCAGGAACCCTGATGTGCCCACAAACATTGGTAAGCTGGCGCCGGAGTTTTGTGCAGTCTACGTCATATCGAAGGGGAAGCCGGTGACGGTCAGGACGGCGAAAAGCCCACCTCCTCTTGCCGGTGTTCTTCCTCCACAACCGTCGGTTCTGGCTAGCCCTCAAATGGCAGACCCTGATGACTCGATCAA AACACCATTCACGAGGGCGGGCTATCGAGGGACAATGGCACCGGGAACACCAGATAGAAGGTCCTTCGAGAGGAACATGGAGCATATAAGGACACCGTCGCGGGAGCGCCCGCTGTTGGGAGGCAGAACACCACCCGGCAACGTGTTGCTCGACGGCATCGACTCTTCTCACCGCCCGCCGAGGCCATCCGCCTCGCGCGATATGATCTTCGACGACCTGGACTTCCAGGGGGGCACCGGGTTCCAGTCCATGGACTTCGGCTCGATGGAGATCTCATCTACCTCATCGGACAGCCCCAAGGGTTCCCTCTCCCCTACTTCAGGT GCACAGCGAGACTTGGAGGCCGAGATGAGGAGGCTGAAACTGGAGCTGAAGCAGACGATGGAGATGTACAGTACAGCCTGCAAGGAAGCCATCTCAGCCAAACAAAAG GCGAAAGAGCTTCACCAATGGAAGCTGGAAGAAGCCCGCAGGGTGGAGGAAGCAAAGCATGCCGAGGAGATGGCCCTTGCACTGGCAGAAATGGAGAAAGCCAAATGCAAAGCCGCGGTAGAGATGGCGGAAGCGGCGCAGCGGATTGCGGAGCAGGAGGCGAGAAAGAGGATGAACGCGGAGATGAAGGCCAAGCGCGAAGCAGAGGAGAAGGTCAAAGCGTTGGATGCCTTGGCCATGACCGACCTCCGGTACCGGAAGTACAGCATCGAAGAGATCGAGATCGCCACCGATCAGTTCTCCGCGAACCTCAAGATCGGTGAAGGCGGATACGGGCCAGTGTATAGAGCTTGTTTGGACCACACGCCCGTCGCCATCAAGGTCTTGAGGCCTGATGCTGCACAAGGAAGGAAGCAATTCCAGCAAGAG GTTGAGGTACTGAGCTCCATACGGCACCCCAACATGGTGCTGCTGCTGGGGGCCTGCCCCGAGTACGGATGcttggtgtacgagtacatggacAACGGGAGCCTGGAGGACCGCCTCTTCCGGCGAGGCAACACTCCGCCGATACCATGGAGCGTGCGGTTCAAGATCGCTGCAGAGATAGCCACCGGGCTGCTCTTCCTGCACCAGGCCAAGCCGGAGCCGCTGGTTCATCGGGACCTCAAGCCGGGCAACATCCTCCTCGACCGCAACTACGTGAGCAAGATCAGCGACGTGGGCCTGGCGCGGCTGGTGCCGCCGTCGGTGGCCAACCAGGTGACGCAGTACAGGATGACGTCCACCGCCGGGACCTTCTGCTACATCGACCCGGAGTACCAGCAGACGGGCATGCTCGGTACCAAATCCGACATATACTCCTTCGGCATAATGCTTCTGCAGATCATAACCGCCAAGCCTCCCATGGGGCTCACGCATCATGTGGAGAGAGCCATCGAGAGGGGATCCTTCACGGAGATGCTCGACGCCACCGTGAAGGACTGGCCGGTGGAGGAGGCGCTTGGGTTCGCCGAGCTGGCTTTGAAGTGCGCGGAGCTGAGGAGGAAGGACAGGCCAGATCTGGGGACGGTGGTGCTGCCGGAGCTGAACCGGCTGCGGAATCTTGGCCATGCTTATGAAGATAGTTTCAGCGGCGGAGGCGGGAGCGGCATTCCCTCCACcgccagcagcaacagcagcagcagcttcgGCACTGGGCCGCCAACTTTGAATGGAAACCTTCGAGCCACGTCTCTTGCCAATCAGGTGCTGCACTCATCACCATTACGAGAGCTAAGCTCAGATCAGATTCTAATGGCAATTGCACTTGTGTTGACCAGGAGAAGGCTTTGA